GGCCTTTCACCCTTGGTGACGCCGCaccccttcccctttccaaaACAACAGCAAGAGCATGTAGTAAGCGCTCCTTAAATGCCTCTCTCCccaccttaaattttttttttttttgagaccaagtcttgccctgccgcccaggctggagtgcagtgacgcaatctcagctcactacaacctccgcctcctgtgttcaagcgattctcctgcctcggcctcctgcgcagcggggattacagacgcacgccaccatgcccggctaatttttgtatttttagtagagacggggtttcaccatgttggccaggctggtctcgaactcctggcctcaggtgatccgcccacctcagcctcccaaagtgctgggattacaggtgtaagccaccttgcctggcctaaaactttttaaaattaacttttttaagagacagggtctcactatgttacccagactggtctcaaactcctgagctcaagcgatcctcctgcctcagcctcccaaagctctgggattctaggtgggagccactgctcccagccccactGGCTCTGCCTTCTCTTCCAGGAAGCTCTGCAGAATAACTCGAAAGGACTTGCTCTGGGCCTGGGGTGTTCTGGGTACAGGACAGTGCCACTTTTTTGAGCACCTTCTGCAGGTGGATCCCCGGAGTCCAGTCCCCCCGCCATTTTCCCACCATCTGGGGGTTCCCATACCAGGCAGCCCCAGAACAGTCTGAAGTCTGTGTCCAGACCCTGGAGGTCCCCAGGTGCCTGGACTCATGTGCAGCACAGCAGGTGGCATGGGCATGGCCCGGCTGTGTCTGTCCCCGGGAGCAggtccctggcctctgccctgccTTTCCACATCTCTGGGGCCAGTGGGCAGGAATTTAGGTCACAGAGCGCCCAGGAGGCAGGCAGCAGGGAGGGGATGGCTGGGGCACTGTCaccagagaggaaactgaggcacagggaggcaggggctgcctcTGCGCCTGTTGTGTCTGAGGCATACAACCCTCCACCCCGCTCACTCCCAGTCCTATCTGCTGCTAATCGTGGGGGCTGGGCCCCCCTCCacagttctgatgtccaaggtcATCCTCCCGTTGCTGAAGCTGCAGGAACAGGGATTTAGGGGAGGGACGCCCTGGGAGTCACTCCTCCCCACAAGCCAGGCCTGGGGGGAGGTAGCATTCCCTCATCCCCCCTCTCCCACCTCATTTAAATCCACAAATCCCACACCCCTGGGTAACATACGAAGAAACTCAGAGGACAGTGACCGGGAGGCCACGCAGCCTCCCAGCTGGGGGACTCCTCCTACCCCTGACCTCGGGTGCTTGTAGATAAAGACTAAAGCAGGTAGGGGGGCTGGGAGGGACTTGGGCCTCTGCCCTTTGGTCTGGAAGTGGCCTCTATCTCACTCTGCAGATAGCAGCtccaggggaggaggaagaaggctgTCCAAGCTCTCTGAAGCATGGAGGttccctgtgtgaccttgggcaacacccacccacccagccccAGTTCTGGCTGTTGAATAAGATAATTCAGGGAAAGCACAAAACCTGGCACACAATAGGCGCTTAATAAATGCAGCTGTCGTAGTCATTCTTTTCAGAGCCAGGTTCAGGATTGGGGCTGagctggacacacacacaccttttccTCTGAACACCCTCCTTGCTGGGACTGTGTTATAGTTACCtgaaggcacttaataaatgtgcAGAAGagccggtcacggtggctcatgcctggaatcccagcactttgggagaccgaggcgggtggatcacctgaggtcaggagtttgagaccagcctgaccaacatggtgaaaccccgtctctactaaaaatacaaaaatcagctgggcatggtggcgcgctcagctactcaggaggttgaagcaggagaatcgcttgagtccgggaggcggagcttgtagtgacctgagattgcgccgctacactccagcctggacgacagagcaagacgccatctcaaaaataaataaatgaataaaaataaacgtGCAGAAAGGCATTCTGTTAActtgttattattactttttttttgagacagagtttcgctcttgttgcccaggctggagtgcaatggcatgttctcggctcaccgcaacctctgcctcctgggttcaagcaattctcctgcctcaacctcctgagtagctgggattacaagcatgcgccaccactcccggctaattttgtatttttagtagggatggggtttctccatgttggtcaggctggtctcgaactcctgacctcaggctatccgCCTACTTCATcttccctcccaaagtgctgggattataggcatgaaccactgtgcccagccctctctGTTAACTTGAAACCATAGGAGGCAGGGGCCATTACTACTCCCACTTAccaagggggaaactgaggctccatgCAGCCACAGCCTTGCTCAGTGCCGGCTGGTGAGTGCACAGCCAACCAAAGGACTCTCCTCCACCCGGGGACCGAAATGCTGGGGTTTGCTGCCTCCAAGACAGGGCGGGTAGTActgccccccaccctgccccagggACACTGGGTGATGTCTAGGGATATCTGTGGTCGTCATGACTGGGGAGCTGATGGCATGGagagggcagaggccagggacgCTGCTCAGCACCCTGCAGTGTCCAGGACAGCCACCTCCCCTCCCCGCCTAAAACAACCAAGAAAGACCCGGCCCTGACCATCAGCAGTGCCAAGGCAGAGAAACCCTGAACTAAGATAACAGATGAAACAGTTGCCTTTTTTAGCTCTGGAATCAAGTCTTCATGACAGGCTGGCCTCCCTTGCAGGTTTCTGCCATCCCTTATATTGAAACACTAGCCTCTTTTCCCAGCGCCTCCCACAGGGCCTGGAACGAGATGGCTATCATTGCAGATtatgctcattcttttttttttgaaaaggaatctcacccaggctaaagtgcactGGTGCaagctctgctcactgcaaccaccgcttcctgggttcaagcgattctcccgcctcagcctctcaagtagctgggattacaggcgcccgccaccaagtctggctaatttttgtgtttttagtagagatgggggtttcaccatgttggccaggctggtctcgaacccctgacctcaggtggtctgcctgcctgatccgcccacctcggcctcccacagtgctgagattacaggcgtgagccaccatctgGCCAGATTACACTTATTCACTCAGCAAACACTTTATTGGACAGCTATTCTGCACCCACTCCCACTGCCCAGTATCAAGCTCCTGCCTGCCCTTGGGGAGCTCTTAACCCTGGTGGGGGACATGAACACATTGACCAGTGATAGGCACAAGGCTCGGGGCCTAGGGGCACGATGGGGGGATGCACAGACACTTCGGGGGCAGTGGACACATCCTAGAGGCATCACTAAGGCTTCTGAGGAGGTGACGGTTGCAGTCTCTGTCAACTGAAAGGAGGCCTGGGTACCATCATGGGGATTCAGCAGGTCCCTGGCCCTGGCACACCACCACCTCTCTCCCGCAGGAGCCGTCACTCTGCTAAGCCTGTATCTGCTGTTCGGCTACGGAGCGTCTCTGCTGTGCAATCTCATCGGATTTGTGTACCCCGCATATGCCTCGTGAGTGCACGGCTGGCTGCCCACGTTGGGGGGTCTGGGGGCTCCCGGGCAGCCCCTGACCCTGCTGCACCTCCCTGCAGAATCAAAGCTATCGAGAGCCCAAGCAAGGACGACGACACTGTGTGGCTCACCTACTGGGTGGTGTACGCCCTGTTCGGGCTGGCCGAGTTCTTCAGCGATCTACTCCTGTCCTGGTTCCCTTTCTACTACGTGGGCAAGGTGGGCCCTGCCAGGGCGGGTGCAGCCGTGGAGCGCATGGGGCTTGGGGATTCCTGGGAGGTGTTGGGGCCAGGAGGTCCGGAGGAAAGAATACCAGGAGATGGGGGATGTGAGGGGAAGACTCAGTCCCTTCCCTGGGGAAACGGGCCCTGTCCAGGGGCTGATGGTGGAGGGCCCACCCTGAAGGGTGTCTGATGGTGGAGACCCAAGCCTGCTCCAATAGGATGTCTGATGGTGGAGGACTCACCCTAAAGGATGTCTGATGGTGGAGGGCTCACCCTACAGGATGTCTGATAGGTGGAGGGCCCACCCTGAAGGGTATCTGATAGTGGAGGGCCCACCCTAAAGGATGTCTGATGGTGGAGGGCTTACCCTACAGGATGTCTGATGGTGGAGGGCTCACCCTACAGGATGTCTGATGGTGGAGGGCCCACCCTGAAGGGTGTCTGATGGTGGAGACCCAAGCCTGCTCCAATAGGATGTCTGATGGTGGAGGACTCACCCTAAAGGATGTCTGATGGTGGAGGGTCCACCCTACAGGATGTCTGATGGTGGAGGGCTCACCCTGAAGGGTGTCTGATGGTGAAAACCCAGGCCCATCCCAATAGGATGTCTGATGGTGAAGGGCCCCCCCAAAGGGTGTCTGATGGTGGAGACCAAGTTCCTGTCCAGGGTGGGCATCTGGTGGAGTAGTGCAGCCTCTCTCCCCTCCAGGGGCACAGAGCTGGGTGGGGCTGCGTGTaactcctgccctgccctgcagtGCGCCTTCCTGTTGTTCTGCATGGCTCCCAGGCCCTGGAACGGGGCTCTCATGCTGTATCAGCGCGTCGTGCGCCCGCTGTTCCTAAGGCACCACGGGGCCGTGGACAGAATCGTGAACAACCTCAGCGGGCGAGCCCTGGACACGGCAGCCGGAATAACCAGGAACGGTGGGTGCTTGCAGGAGCCCGCCTGCCTCTGACCGTCTCCTGGGTCTAGACCTGTCTCCACCTTGCCTCCCTTTCTGACTTTGACCGCCCACTGTCTGGCATCTTGGCCGCCCCCTCTCACTGTCCGCCTCTCTCTCTCACGCTTCCGGGAACCAGTCTTGCAGGCCCTGGCCCGTAGCCGGGCAGGCGTCACCCCAGCGGCTGTGGCCGGGCCTTCCACTCCCCTGGAAGCTGACCGTACGTAACCCGTGGGGAGGTAGgagctgtgtgtgcatgtgtgtgcatgtgtttgagCGTATGTTTGCTGTTGCACATGTGTTATTGTGCGTGCATGTTTTGTCATGTGCATGAGGGTACATGTGTGTGCAAGGCTCAAGCATGTTTGGTGTTTCCATGTGTGTATGAGTGAGCACGGGAGTGAGCATGGTTTCtcacgtgtgcatgtgtgaccacgtgtgcatgcatgtgcgtgtgcgtgcatgcgtgtgcaaccacgtgtgcgtgtgcgtgcgtgcatgtgagtgtgtgcatgtgaccacgtgtgcatgtgtgaccacgtgtgcatgtgtgtgcgtgagtgcatgcatgtgcgtgcatgcatgtgtgcacaaccgtgtgcgtgtgtgcacacgtgcatgTGTGAGTGCGTGCATGTGTGaccaggtgtgcatgtgtgtgcacgtgtgtgagtgCGTGCATGTGTCCATGTgacgtgtgcatgtatgtgtgtgagcgtgtgtgtgtgtgactgcacATGTGCGTGCTGTGTGCACCCCTCTGTGTATAGGTGACCATGAAAGCGTGCGTGTGGTCGACACTATCTCTGCTGAGGGTGGCTGCCTGGCCCCTCGACTTTCCATGCTCACGTCCAGTAGCCTCAGTTCCACCTGTGGGCAGCTCGGCAGAGCCCAGGCCTGCCTCACCACCCTCCCCCGCCTGCCCCTCTCTCTGCAGTCAAGCCAAGCCAGACCCTGCAGCCAAAGGACAAGTGAAGCAGCCCCACGGGTCTCGCAGGGACCTCCCGGCTGGTGAGGAGGGGGCCGCGCCGGGCTCCCAGGCCTCCACAGAGTCTTCAGCGCATCTCCCGACGGCAGCCCCCGCCAGTCCCTCGGGTCCAGGCAAGGCCCTGGGGGTCTCCTTAAATGCCACCTCGGGCAAGTCCCAGTCCCAGTCCTCGGCCACCCCCAGCTCTGAATCCCAGGGCCAGCTGCCCTCCGGCTCTGGCCATGGCAAGGCCCAGGGCCAGCGTCGGGCACGGGGCAGCTCCCAGCGGTCTCGGCAACGCACCCAGCTGCCTGGTActtcctctggcccctcccaGTCAGCCCTCCCATCCTCGAGGCCCCTGCAGCCACCCAACATCACCTCCAGCCCGGTCTCACCTGTGGTCCAGTCTCCCAGCAGCAGCAACGTCCCCACACAGCCTCCCAGCAAGCCCCCTGGTGAGCCAGAGGACACAGCCCCCAAGACCAGTGGACAGTGCCAGAAGCAATCCTCGAAACAGCCTGCCAGCAGCACCTCAGTGCCCGAGCTGGTCCCCTGTCACTCCGGGACCTCTCTGGAGTACACTTCGGAGTCCACCACTGAGATCACCTGCAGCTGGCCACACCACAGACCCCCGTGCCTGCAGCACTACTGGTGCCTGAAACACCTGGCCTGCTAGGAGGCTCCAATAAAGCTAACCCGGACCAGACCTGCGCTCCACGTGTCTCAGGGAGGGGCTGCGAGGGCACTGTTCCATTTAATCAGGCACGAATCCCAGCTGTGCCAACCAGCCCCGTAATATAGATGAGGAGACCGAGGCCCAGAGGCTAATTCACCCACTCAAGGTCCACCTGCATGGCCAGGATGGGTGCAAGCCTCGGAAATGCTTGTCCTTAACCACAGTgctttttcccctccctcccgaACTAGTTGTCTGGCCCATTTGCATTAGCCTGCTTCTCTTAAAACTCCCCCAGGtgggcgcagtggtgcatgcctataatcccagcactttgggaggctggggtgggtggatcacccgaggtcaggagttcaagaccagcctgggcaaaatggtgaaaccccgtctctactaaaaaatacaaaaattagccgggcatggtggtgggtgcctataatcccagctaccctggaggctgaggcatgagaattgcttgaacccaggaggcagaaggagttgcagtcagctgagatcgcgccactgcactccatcctgggcaacaagagcaaaactggctcaaaaaaaaaaaaaaaaaaaagttagcaggaTAAACCACAAACCCTGATATTATATAACTCAGTTATTCTCAACCCAGAGCAGTTTTGTGCCCAGGCCTCTGGGTCTTGTCtggagacacttttttttttttttttttttttggagacggagtctcgctctgttgcccaggctggagtgtagtggccggatctcagctcactgcaagctccgcctcccgagtttacgccattctcctgcctcagcctcccgagtagctgggactacaggcgcccaccacctcgcccggctagttttttgtatttttttttttttaatagagacggggtttcaccgtgttagccaggatggtctcgatctcctgacctcgtgatccgcccgtcttggcctcccaaagtgctgggattacaggcttgagccactgcacctggcctttttttttttttttttttttttttttttaatgagacaggttctgg
This Rhinopithecus roxellana isolate Shanxi Qingling chromosome 8, ASM756505v1, whole genome shotgun sequence DNA region includes the following protein-coding sequences:
- the REEP6 gene encoding receptor expression-enhancing protein 6 isoform X2 produces the protein MDGLSQRVERFLEQRNLVTDVLGALEAKTGLEKRYLAAGAVTLLSLYLLFGYGASLLCNLIGFVYPAYASIKAIESPSKDDDTVWLTYWVVYALFGLAEFFSDLLLSWFPFYYVGKCAFLLFCMAPRPWNGALMLYQRVVRPLFLRHHGAVDRIVNNLSGRALDTAAGITRNVKPSQTLQPKDK
- the REEP6 gene encoding receptor expression-enhancing protein 6 isoform X1, which produces MDGLSQRVERFLEQRNLVTDVLGALEAKTGLEKRYLAAGAVTLLSLYLLFGYGASLLCNLIGFVYPAYASIKAIESPSKDDDTVWLTYWVVYALFGLAEFFSDLLLSWFPFYYVGKCAFLLFCMAPRPWNGALMLYQRVVRPLFLRHHGAVDRIVNNLSGRALDTAAGITRNVLQALARSRAGVTPAAVAGPSTPLEADLKPSQTLQPKDK